From the Cucumis sativus cultivar 9930 chromosome 5, Cucumber_9930_V3, whole genome shotgun sequence genome, the window GTGCAAGTGCTAAAACAGTGGATGTAAGAAAGTGTTACCATAATTGTTTCTCCATTGTAAACTGTGTAGcctaatttttcttcattgctTCCAACATATTATTCATATAATGGtgaagaatcaaaatattctAGAAGAATGTTTTCAATATGGTAGTCCACAtcgtatatatacatatatgaaattataataaactactctttaattaatgggtatagaagaaaaaggttGTCCAAGTCAAAATAGCATATATTTAGTCTCATGGAGACtccattttcttattattgaaaaagacttaacaaaagaaattaaaacataattgaagaTTAAGTTTGAAGTGTTGGATTGGATTAGGTTTAGGTTTAGATGTTGTAATACTAAGAGTacctttgaaagaaaaatgatagtaAGAAGATTACAATTGACCACAtaataaatgtattattaaacTATTGTTTAGGTATTGGATTGGGAAAAGGTCATCTAAtccatacaaataaaatattaaacaaacttCCATCTACTCCACCAATGCTTCATTCAAACCACTcttcaacatttcaaaataacttttcgTGTGggtaaaaaattttaaaaaaaaatgctaacAAAATGTTACtaggaaaattttcagattctatcgataatagacattgatatcCACTAGTAATAGAAGTCTATTCATGACTATTATCGATAGAATTCagaattttattataacttgtaaatattttaatttattttattatttttaaaaatgtccatataacaaaattgactaaaatatttataaagtataacaaaattttaaattttatcattgataaaacaCTAACACTGTGATAGAAgttgatttatatttagggacttcatttttaattagggaattttcaaaaatacctacaatctatagcaaattctaccACCGATAGTGATTGATAAGGTAATTAGAGAATTTAATGAGAGTAGAATTGTATTCGGTGTTTTGGAATATGGAGtttgtgatttaaataattgtttaaaatgtgttttgataatatatttataaaaaatgtttttgactAACACCTAATTTAAATCACTTATTTTACCCATTTTCCCACTACTCCTTCTCTTGGGATGAAtacccaaaaatatttttttaccttttatttatttatttgatgttcTACACtgcttttccttttaacacccattctcattttgtttattttaatttaaaaagtggaaagtaagaacaatttcaaaaaattcaaactgagatcactttgttttcttgagaTTGAGATTTGAGAGTGACCCCTCACCCAACATTAATAACGATTATGCTTTTACTAAAATCAATAACTTATTATTActcttcttattattactCTTCTTATTATGGTTTCCTTTGTATTTGGCACCTCATTCCTTATTTCTCTttactttcctttttgttACTGTGGGTTTAAATCTTCATAAATGTTTTATCATTAtgcttccttttcttttaaaacaaatatataaatgttagGGTAGCTCCGTCCAAGTCCTCGTCAAACTCGTTATGATTGGTTCAGTAAATGTTCTAATCAACCTCGACCACCAATGAGTAAAAATCGATTGGTTAGTATCTTGTTCGATTTCGttctttgaaatatatatattttttaatttctcgattagagattttttttttcaaactaatcaTTAATTCCTCTCATTCTCCGACCAATCGATTTAGATTCAATGGCCgactcaaattttcaatatatcatGCTTTATCCTtcgttgttttcaaatatagcaaaatgaatcGAAgtgtttacaaatatattaatgttttaaaatctattaatgGTAGACATTGATAGCCTTCTATCAGTGACATTAACAGACATTGACGAAAGTCTATTAATCTTTATCAATGTCTGTTGTTATGAAGTTttcttatatttcaaaatatttttcgcaaatttttcataattttattactATGTATGatcaaaggaaaattattgtaaaaataactCGGTTTTGGGTTATGTAATATTTGTCttttatggaaaaaattaaaataaattttaaaaaacaaaattttttctaaagagaactaattattttttcttttcaaaaacatgtttttagttttgaaaattaccTAAAACCCTCCCAAACGTAAGtatgaaaatgagagaaacgatgagaaaacaaacataatcgtaagaaataaaaaaactaaatgattaTATGAtctaaacttttgaattttgtattgtttatatttgaaaaacgataatttaattttaatgcaAGATCATTTATATCGATAACATTTAgatttaatagtttaaatttagttattttttaaaaagtgatcgtttaaatttagaatattttaaaaaatgaacaattttacagatttttttatttgattatatttatgaaaattaatattaaagtatggaaacataaaatcaaaaataaaaatcaaaacagtTAGtacaagttttgaaaaagagaaaaaagaaaaaaacgtgtggaaatgaaaatgaaaacaataattcaaaattggtATTTTTCTTGGAAAAGTGAGCCAATGACgtacaacaacaataataaagaaagagtcAAGAAAGTTTTGAAGAATTCAAAACTCACACAAGAAAATGTACGTTTGGTGGCAGCGTCCTGAAAAGCAAGTTGGCCAACGTTGAATCAAATACCATCATCCTCAATCGCCTATGATTCATTCTCCCTTTCTATATAATCTAAATCTATCGCTCATCTTTAACTTTCACTTCAACTTTTTcctctcatttttcttccttctccaaTGTCTTCCTTAACCATTCCTCCTCTTCTTACTTCTCCTCGGGACGATGCTGCCCTACTTTACCGCGCCTTCAAAGGTCAGTCTTCTAATTTCCCATTTCTTCTGCTTCTCTATTTACATTTTACTCTCCCAATTGCTTatctgttctttttttcttttttctattggCTGGCTTGAGGTTTTGATTCTCTACTGGAGATAATCGAGTTAGGAAAATGGGTGGAAAATTGGGGATAAAGGGGAGAATCTATTGAGtatgtgggttttttttctttttcttttttttttttttttaatttttatgaaatttaaattgaaattgaccTATTCAATTGTCCTGTTTTGATCGTTGAGATAAGATAAGGTGGGTGCAATTCCTTTTGTCTTTGGGTTTTGGGTGTTCGTTTTCCTTTGGTGTTTAAGTTTCAAGTCTTGGAGTTTGATTTTAGTCCGACAACTTTActagttttatttcaaaatttagtttctagCTTCTATATCTACACTTTTAATCTTGAATTTTTACTGAAAACTTATTTTGGTTGTTATTgttaatgtttattaattaatttgaaatataatatcaagTAGATAAATTTGGCTTGTCTCGAAGGTAATTGACAAGATTTTCCTCTTTATTGATTCCTCATCTTCCAAGTTGCTTtaacgaaaaaaaattatgaagtgGAAAtctaaacttaattttaatagtgaTAAAAACAACAGTGAAACTTAGTtaagcataatttttttaattatttttacattaattaagaaataaaaacagtAAAGATCGAAAGTAAACATTTAGTGAAAAGTTGAGGTTGGCTAAGAGTACCTTTGAAATATGTAACATTATGAAACCAAGACactaaattgaaatgaaactCAAGATTTAAAGACGAAAAGTGTGAGGTTTTGAAACATAGGGACCAAATAGTAGGAGACCaacaatgtattttttttctcaaaagtaAAGGGTttagatgaaaattgaaatgagaTTGTGGTGActgatgattttgttttggtattgattttatttgattcgTTTTTGGAGGTTTTGGATGTGATACTGCTGCAGTTATCAATGTTCTTGCACATAGAGATGCAGCACAACGTGCTCTCATTCAGCAGGAATATAGAGCCATTTACTCTGAGGAACTCACCAAACGCTTAAAATCTGAGCTTAGTGGCAAACTTGAGGTGCGTTTTAGAAGACTTTCCTGGTTtacattttagattttagtcccttttttgtttattttaatccaCATGGTTTCAATTTTGTCCATTTAGtccttatatttttaaaatgattgttttgatcttgtgccCCGCAACCATTTTGGTctttatttgcaaaattttaataaaaattttaagcaatgaaaaattttagtttaaggTTATGGTTCACTTCGATTAATATTAGTTAAGTGTTGTATGTTGTGATTTGTGATGGAAAGAAATGAcacaaggaagaaaatgaatcaaCAAACATGGTCACTCCTTATAATTACAGGATTAAAATCATCATTTTGAAAGTACATAGTTAGGGactaaaatgaacaaaattttaaagtacaaaggcaaaatggagaaatttaaATCCATGATCATATCCATCCAATAAGtccatatttaataaaattccaTGAGCCTacttgattttaattttatcacttTACAGAATAGCTCATTAACTTgacaataatataaatgagCTATTACTAAGTATGCACCGTAAAACCATGCTTTAATTGAGCTTGCTCTCTTGCTCGTCTCTTGTATTCCTGCTTTCATCCTTTTGATTTTCTGTATGTTTGTTGAACATCGTGGAATTCTTGCAGGATGCAATTTTACTATGGATGTATGATCCAGCAACCAGAGATGCTATTCTAGTGAAGAATGCTATATATGGAGAAACCTCTACTCTTAGAGCTGCCACTGAAGTAATTTGTTCTCGTACACCGTCGCAGATTCagcattttaaacaaatttacttGGCCATGTTTCGTTCTCCCCTTGAACGTGATATTGAACGCACTGCTACCGGTGATCATCTAAAGGTCctacttccttttcttttaagttttacttTATCACTCTCATTCTTTATTATCTACCAGTTTTTGATGATATTGTTCTGTTACTTGGTTTTAAGCCTAATGAATTGTATGTGAAAATATGTACATTTTGTAGATGAATGGTGATATTTTAGATCTTAGGAAACTCACAAAGCCCAAGCACAATATGTAAATGTTCCCCATTATGCTTGGATTATATGAAAACAAACCATTATAGTTTGACCTAGTGATGTTAGAGTATGTGGTAAAAGTAAATGGACTAGAGAATAATGCGTTCAAACCCCATGTAATCACCTATCTAAGATGTTAAAATCCAATGAGTTTCTTGACAATGAAATATTGTCAAGTGACTCAAGTCAAATGGTTGTCCTGAGGTGTGTACTATTGACTTGTCACTCATTCTTTGAAGAACACCATAGCTCTtcatatatttggaaaacgtTAGATAAAAGGGATGAGAGCTGGAGCTAATAATCATACATGCATTGACCTCTATCTTAAAGTTGAAGCTATGATTAATGGGctcttattttccttttcaaacaaatgtttggaagttgatatttttttaaaggaaaaattaacGTTCTAACAAAAGAGTATTACATATTTTCAGCTGCTATTAGCTTATGTTAGTAAACCGCGATATGAAGGCCCAGAAGTCGACAGAGCTCTGGTAGATAAAGATGCCAAATCTCTCTATAAAGCTGGAGAGAAAAGATTGGGAACTGATGAAGATAAGTTCATAAAAATTTTCAGTGAAAGAAGCAGGGCACATCTCTCCGCTGTTAGTCATGCTTATAAACATTCATATGGCAACTCTTTGAAAGAGgtattgttatattaattaggTTAGGTGTTTGATCAAGATTTATCTTTCGTTTAGAATATAAAGGTTTAAGTTTAACACAATACCAAATTTACTTTGCAGgttataaagaaagaaacatcTGGGAATTTTGAGCATGGCCTTCTCACAATTTTGCTGTGTGCTGAGAATCCTGGGTTTTACTTTGCAAAGGTATTGTTcttaaactctttttcttgAAACGGTCTTAAGCTATGTTTTAGTAGTCTTTCCATGGTCAAAATCAATGTTTCCTAAAGTTTTAGGCGTACCAAAGCGCCATGGCCATCCTTAGTATAGGAAACAAGtggtttttgttatttattgttttatgaaGCACACAATAGATAAACgtaaataaagtatttatatatGGAAAAAAGATAGTATTACGAATAATAAGTTGATGGGGAAGTTAAGCAAGTAGAaataaagttagaaaaaatgtagaaagtCATGCCTGTGACCCTCAATTGCGCCACAAACAACCTTACTTTCTCCTATACATGAATCAAACTGTGATCACATCTGAATGcgagattttgaaaatacagaAGCATAGTTGACAAAGGATTAAGAGAATTATGGCCAACTATACTAACAAGGTGCAACTTCCTTTTTGGTGACTCAGTCATAGAAACTTCAAAGTTTGGTGTACTTAGTTTGGAGCAATTTCCCATTGGATGACCTCCTGATATTTTTCCCAGTAAGCATGTGATTGAGGGAAACACATGTTGAAGAAAGAGCCATATTGGTTTTAGGATAAACTTCAATCGTATAAGCAGTTCAAGACAAGTAAATAGCATGGCTAGTTCGCAAGGAAATGTCAGTACCATTAGATATTGAATCTGGATTCCAAATCTAGGCTTGGGGCATTACAAAAAGCACTTGGAGATACAACCTTAGTTTCTTCTACCCTTACATTGTATGGTTTATACATTACTCCTCACTCTCTTTCTCGTCATCCCTGAAATTAAGATAGACCGATACATTCGTTGACGTTCGTGCGCTTCTCATCTAGGACAGAAACCATGACACTAAAATTGTTGAATTGCAGGTATTGCGCAAGGCAATGAAAGGAATGGGAACAGACGACTCGACCCTGATAAGAGTAATTGTGTCAAGAGCTGAGATAGATATGCAGTATATAAAGGCAGAATATCACAagaaatataagaaaacaCTGAACAAAGCAGTTCAGTCCGAGACTTCAGGCAGCTACAAGGACTTTCTTCTATCCTTGTTGGGTCCTGATCGTTAGACTACAATTGCAATGTAGATCAAGAAGATTTGGGAttctaaaagttgaaaatcttCATGTTTGATAGTttgtggtttttatttttatttttcttttgtaatcgTATTTGCTTTGTGTAAGTTTATAGGCTATGAACATCTTTTGTATCAAGTCTGAGTTTGTATAGTTGTTCCTTggtatgtttttgtttgattttttaaaaaataaatgtaattgGCCATGGTTGTTTAACGATTCTATCTCAGTTTGTGATATTGGACTGGATTAGAGGGAAAATATTGTTCAGtgaatacaaaataaataagcaaCGATAAGGCTTTCGAGAGGACTAAGTAGTGTCTGCAAGAATACTATTATATACGACTAGCTAATATCTTGTCTGGATGAAACCCCTTTGTTACCCCTCCTCTTGTAGTCGCTATTAATTGGAGGCTTAGGAggttctatttctttcttgctttatacaaaatttgaaacataacaGATCAATTGAATTTAAGATAAACAAccaatatttcattttattttttacgaTGGGAAATGGAATTGAATTTGGTATACTTGAGAATTCCCACTGCCTTTTGAGTTTGGTGaggattgattttgaattaatctAGTAAAATCACCTATTCCTTTTACCTATTTAAAGGACATGTTTTCcctaaattgaaattgaaaacaacACTTGGCAGATCCCAATAATGCAATGTGTTTCATCATGTATTTTTACCTAAAaattcttttgctatttttcttgtttaaaaacatttttgctATCCATCAAAAcgaatctttaaattttgctatttctCTTGtcactcctttttttttattctacttGGTTAGGGTTTGGGCCAATTAAACCTATTTTTGGGCTAAATTGAACGTGATATTAATATGAGTGACTaggaaaataaacaaaagggtaattataatggatgaccatttgaggaataataattaaggatatagcaacatttaaaaaaaattacaaatatagcaaaactatcgttgatagacttgtatcactgatagactcgtatgatctatcgatgatagaccaatttttacaatatgatctatcagtgatagactctatcattgatagaatttgacaaattttgttatatttgcaattttttaaaaatgttgctatatacttaattattttgaatttaattgctaaatttgcaactatcccataacaaaatttaaagattcgtttggagagaaaaaaatagcaaaaaaatttctaagattattaattactaattattaaaagatgaaaagattGCTAACATGAACTCAGCTCAAATGacatttgtattttctttcgAACAAGAGGTTTTAAGTTCAAATCACCTCACTCTAAGTTGTGTACTTAATAAGACATTTTTAATGTCTCTTAAGTGAATGGCAACTCTTCTAAGCTTTTTGGTGGCACTTGGCAAGTTTTTTGAACTGTATGATGGAACTGTGGTATGAAAGCAAAGTTGAAGACAGGATGTTTGAAGGTATGATAGAATTGTGGCCGACTAAATAGAAGCATTAGATGCTAACTATTGTTTAAGTTCTTAGCACCCAAAAACTATAGAACAAAAAGTCTCAACCAAATAATTCTTACTAAGAGTCGTCTCCTCTTACTAATCGGCCATTCACACTCTATTGTTTCCTATTAACATCAATTCACATGCTCTCTTCTATCCCCATGAATCTTGTCCCTTGCcttcttcaacaaaatgaacaacatttttttccatccgCAATGATAAAATCTCATGTTCTTCCCTAAGCCCCACGTAGatttcaataacatttattgtcctaataattttcttctaaaagaaTTGTGTGAAGAATTAAGTTATATTGACCAATTCTCATAAAGACACATATTTTCAATATGACCCTTTGATCaagttaattaagaaaaaacaaaaaacttaaTTCAGTTCAAATGctaaatataatccaaatcCACGTGGTTGAGCCCATGAGTTTGATCCATGAACCAACCAGGCTCAAGCTCATAAAGCCCCACTAGAGGACTCTATAAATAGGGAAGTTCTCTTCATttgtgagagaaaaaaatttagtctAAAAGGTTTAGAGGGAACTCTTTCAAGaactagaagactccctaacttctGAAGCTGACCatctttcttccaagacttcaacttcaagaacatcataTTCTCCACTTtttcaaatcaagcgtaagcattcaaccaacactacaagaaaattgGGATCTTCTTACACACACAAGCGTTGAGAGATATACGAAAACGCATCGGAAAAGGATCTCCCGACGCAAAAAAGTTTGTCAGGATGAGAGTCGGGAGAGTATATCCCGACACCATCCATAATAGCGTCGGgagatcttttttttaaaaaaaaaaaaccttcccCTCATCTTTATCGAATCTCCATTGAAATCGGAAGAAAACTTCATCTTTATCTAATcctatcaaaatcaaaagaaattataaactaCCAGAAAAAGATGCAATGTGATAAATCATGCTACTAACTCATACGAAACATTAACACGCATCAGAATCCACATACACCAtaaattaactttcaaaaccAGTTCAAGTAGAGTAAGAAAATCAACGATCCAATGTCATTCTACTACAAAGGATGAGTAGTAAGGTGCTTAGAGACTGAAAGGAAAAGCATCAGAGTGACTTTAAGCCATGACCTtaggaaatttttttcatgattttaggaaaaagagatttttaggacaaaattataaatctaaCTTATTACATACCGGAAGAGATGGCAGTGGCAGCACCGAAAGAGAAAGGTCGACGGCGTGGACGGGGATGGCACGGTCGGTGGTGCATTTTCGCAATCCTTTCTTCTCCCCCTTCAGTTTTTGCATCCCCTTAATTTATTCTCTCCTTCACAAAAATGTGAATTACAGATGGGATGTGAGTTTTTAACGGAGAACTCCCAACGCATTAGTGTTGGCATCGGgataagttaaatataaaaaaattatagacaTTTCTCGACGTCGTTATGCATGACGTTGggaaaagttaaatataataagaaaattataattttttaccGACGCCGTTATGCATGGCGTCaaacaaagttaaatataataaacttttttctatGGTGTTGTGTCGAAATTGGATTGTTGAGGTATGCATAACGGTGtcataaaaagtttataattttgtttataaatgaCCTTATATCAACGTCATCTTATGTTGTGTCGAAACTGTCAACCTTTTGCCACATAGTATCTACGACGTCAAAAGAATCTTTTTTCCCAACGTTACTTATATCGACATTCGTGTTGTGCGTcagaaaatacatattttcttgtagtgtaagAGAAAATCGGAAGATCAAGCACTAGAGATCGAACTACATCGCATCAGAATCAACATCATCACAAGTTCAACtccacaaattaaatttctctaaaGATCTCATGTGAACAGATTGGCATGTCTGGTGGGACTTCTCTACCTCTCATCTTTCTCTCTCGCCATCTAATTCTACAAGCAAACTGATGGCACTAAAGAAAGGTGAATCTAAATCTTATATTGCTTACACGATGCCTGTCACCTGTAGTCATTCAAGGTCTTGTCATCGCTCAGAGCATCCTTATGCAATTGATGGAGTCTCCTAAAGCTAGGATTGTCATTAAGGAAAATCCCTTGTATGATAACACTGATTTTGCCTCTAGCAGGTCAAAGGGGGAAGCACACCCTAACCTGATATCTGTCATGATGATTGATGTAACGGTTGAGGCTACCATGGCgaagatagagagaaaaatgaatctTCTGATGAAAGATGTTGAGGAACGAGACCACAAAATCTCATCATTGACAGGACAAATGCAGACTCGTAAAACTACTGAGTTGAATCAAACTTCTATCTTTAAAGATGGTGACAAAGGGAAGAATGTGGTGCAAGAAAACCAACCACAACAACAATCAGCTTCTCTCTAAGTTTAGCAGCTATAGGATAAAATCGTGAACTTCATCACAGCTAAATATATAAGGCTAGACTAGTAGCGAACGGTTTTAGATAgaggaaaaatatatacttttttgaCACCTTCTTCTTAGTGACTAGAATCACCTCAATTGGAGTGTTGAGTTCTATAGATGTCCTGAACAATCTCTTAATACATCAGATGGATGTTAAGACTACATTCCTAAATGATGATTTAGACGAAGAGACCTATATGGATTAACCTGAAGGTTTCATAGTTCATGGTCAAGAATCTAAAATCTGTAAGCTAGATAAATTCCTTTATGGTATAAAATAAGCTCTTAAGCAATGACatgaaaagtttgataaactaatAATGTCTAAAGGGTTTAAAGTAGATGAAAGTGACAAATGCATCTACTATATGAATTTGAGAATGGCTTATGCATTATCATATGCTTATATGTAGATGACATATTAATCTTTAGATCAAATTTGCACGTCATAAATTATGTAAAATCAATGTTgagtgaaaattttgacaCAAAAGACTTTGGCGAAGCTAATGTAATCCTAAGTATCAAAATCACTATGactaaaaaggaaatttcTTTGGATCAATCCCATTACATAGAGAAGATTCTAAAGAAATACAACTACCTTGATAGTAAACCAATATGTACACCCTATGACCCTAGTGTTAAGTTGTTCAAAAACAGGTGATAGTGTTAATCAATCTAAGTATGCTAACATCATAGGTAGTCTGAGATATGCTGTTGATTGCACTAGGCCAGATATAGCTTATGTTGTAGGTTTACTAGTAGACCTAGCCTAAAAAACTAGAATGCtgtaaaaagaataattagaTACCTTAAGAAAATCCCAGGATTACATTACCAAAAGTTTTGCACTATCCTAGAAGGTTACTGCAATGCTAATTGGAACTCCCTCTTGGATGACTCAAAGGCTACAAGTGaccatatttttaatatagcaTAAGTGGTTGTTGCTTGGAAATCCAAGAAACAGACTATTTTAACCCAATCTACGATGGAGTCAGAAATGATAGTACTAGCTACTGCTAGTGAAGAAGCAAGCTACCTTCGAAGCTTGCTATTAGAGATTCTCACATGGGAAAGACAGGTACCAGCCATATTGATCCATTATGATAGTACTGCAGCTATCGCAAAAGTTTAGAACCATTATTATAACGACAAGAGATGACAGATATGTCATAAACATAGTACCATTATAGAGTTTCTCACTACTGGTGCTGTAATAGTGGATCACGTACGAACTGATGATAACTTGGCTGATTTTTTTACGAAAAGAGACTAGCAAGAGAGAAAGATTTCAAAACATTAGAAAGAATGGAACTTAAGCTATAGAAAACTGAATCACCTGTGAGGTAAACACAACTTAAAGATTGAAGCTCCAAAGAAACAAGTTTAATGGTTAATAACTGATCGCAAGTGATATGAACAGAATCATGCTAAAACACCTAGGAGTTTCATCTTCTGATCGAGTGATTAGCATGACATATTGAAGTGAATGAAAAGGCTGAAGTTGGTATGTTCTTAATGAATTATATACTTGATATCAAGTAGGGTACCTAGCTACAATAGTACTCTTGATAGATTCACCTTTCTGTATGTAGAAATGAGTGTCGCTTCCTATGAATTTCTAGAAAAATTCTCTAGAGCATCCACTAACTAGGATATACATGCAAGGTCTTAAAGCATGACCATTTAGAACTTTACTTGAATAATATTGTATGTGCAATGTTGTTAGAGGTAAAATTCATAACCAATGGTAACTTTACAATATTCTAAATCATTGTCACTACATAAAGGACGTTCAAATCGTAAGACACCTTTGCTTAAGCACAATATTACACAAATAGATAACACTCgatgaaaatgttttaaaattttcaagtggGGGATtgttagtaaaaaaaattcaagtagGAGATTGAAGAATTATTTAGAAAgcaca encodes:
- the LOC101209769 gene encoding annexin D5, with the translated sequence MSSLTIPPLLTSPRDDAALLYRAFKGFGCDTAAVINVLAHRDAAQRALIQQEYRAIYSEELTKRLKSELSGKLEDAILLWMYDPATRDAILVKNAIYGETSTLRAATEVICSRTPSQIQHFKQIYLAMFRSPLERDIERTATGDHLKLLLAYVSKPRYEGPEVDRALVDKDAKSLYKAGEKRLGTDEDKFIKIFSERSRAHLSAVSHAYKHSYGNSLKEVIKKETSGNFEHGLLTILLCAENPGFYFAKVLRKAMKGMGTDDSTLIRVIVSRAEIDMQYIKAEYHKKYKKTLNKAVQSETSGSYKDFLLSLLGPDR